One Merismopedia glauca CCAP 1448/3 DNA window includes the following coding sequences:
- a CDS encoding di-heme oxidoreductase family protein, producing MAFDKPIPYSLFPIPHSSFPIPHSPLTMDSSQFQFFPPKLPSQKPLSSKLWKYLILFGLAFLLAWGLSFLFNRQELLLPTGILAGGETTVNNRTSLGYSQPAPNLSPSQLDLHTEGDRAFEATFVTRPADINPGLGPVFNNASCVACHTGDGRGMPVEGQLLVRVSLPANAPVNQQQPVSAGGKNTRQQTIFASHPEASVSLGNAPPVPGLGTQIQDHAVYGYAPEANVKIDWQESQGKYGDGTQYSLRSPNISIALPDGEPLPQNVLTSPRIPPSVFGKGLLEAIPDQTILALADAEDRDRNGISGRPNLVWDGEKKKLVLGRFGHKANTANLLQQAAAAYVNDMGVTNPLFPEANGSTDIDPATLKAATFYTQTLAVPARTLADNPEVKRGHKLFIQANCNGCHIQELKTGNHEIKALANQTIYPYTDMLLHDLGTGLADGRPDFAATGNEWRTAPLWGLGLTQTVLPYSGYLHDGRARTIEEAILWHSGEADPAKEKFRQMQSGERQALVKFLNSL from the coding sequence ATGGCGTTTGATAAACCCATTCCCTATTCCCTATTCCCTATTCCCCATTCCTCATTCCCCATTCCCCATTCCCCATTAACGATGGATTCATCTCAATTCCAGTTTTTTCCACCCAAGTTACCTAGTCAAAAGCCGCTATCAAGCAAGTTGTGGAAATACCTAATTTTGTTTGGGTTAGCTTTCCTCTTGGCTTGGGGATTATCCTTCCTTTTCAACCGACAAGAGTTACTATTACCAACCGGAATCTTGGCTGGGGGAGAGACAACGGTGAATAACCGCACTTCTTTGGGTTATTCGCAGCCAGCACCTAATTTGAGTCCATCGCAACTGGATTTGCATACAGAAGGCGATCGCGCTTTTGAAGCTACTTTCGTGACTCGTCCAGCCGACATTAACCCTGGATTAGGTCCTGTGTTTAATAATGCTTCTTGTGTGGCTTGTCATACCGGAGATGGTCGGGGAATGCCTGTTGAGGGACAATTACTAGTTAGGGTGAGTTTACCAGCAAATGCTCCAGTAAATCAGCAGCAACCAGTGAGTGCAGGGGGGAAAAATACCCGTCAGCAGACCATTTTTGCCTCTCATCCAGAAGCTTCAGTCAGTTTGGGAAATGCACCTCCAGTTCCAGGATTGGGAACTCAGATTCAAGACCATGCGGTGTATGGTTATGCGCCAGAAGCGAATGTCAAGATTGATTGGCAAGAATCTCAAGGTAAGTATGGAGATGGGACACAGTATAGCTTGCGATCGCCCAACATTAGTATTGCCCTTCCCGATGGTGAACCGTTACCCCAAAATGTCCTAACTTCGCCTCGGATTCCTCCCTCAGTATTTGGAAAAGGGTTATTAGAAGCAATTCCTGACCAAACTATCCTCGCTTTAGCTGATGCAGAAGATCGCGATCGCAATGGCATTTCTGGTCGTCCTAACCTGGTTTGGGATGGAGAGAAGAAAAAGTTAGTTTTAGGTCGCTTTGGTCATAAAGCCAATACCGCCAATTTGCTTCAGCAAGCTGCCGCAGCTTATGTGAACGATATGGGAGTTACTAATCCCTTATTTCCTGAAGCTAATGGCTCTACAGACATAGATCCAGCAACTTTAAAGGCAGCTACATTCTACACCCAAACCCTAGCCGTACCTGCTCGTACCCTAGCCGACAATCCTGAAGTTAAACGGGGACACAAACTATTTATTCAGGCTAATTGCAATGGTTGTCACATCCAGGAACTAAAGACGGGAAATCATGAAATTAAGGCTTTAGCTAATCAAACGATTTACCCCTATACGGATATGCTACTTCATGATTTGGGAACTGGTTTAGCTGATGGTAGACCAGATTTTGCAGCTACTGGGAATGAATGGCGTACCGCGCCTTTGTGGGGATTGGGTTTAACCCAGACAGTCTTACCCTACTCTGGTTATCTTCATGATGGTAGAGCTAGAACTATAGAAGAAGCAATATTGTGGCATTCTGGAGAAGCTGATCCTGCTAAAGAGAAATTTCGCCAAATGCAGTCAGGCGAGCGCCAAGCTTTAGTCAAATTCCTCAATTCTTTGTAA